Proteins encoded within one genomic window of Chloroflexota bacterium:
- a CDS encoding J domain-containing protein: protein MPDRDPRDVLGVARDASQTTIKAAWRRLAREHHPDVVGADPAIARAATRRMAQINAAYEALRDAPTPVSAQAARRGPAATDEPWAGSTVRPPSGPPRARPTRPVTRRVDTTDTFQPRNRPTTVRPHRSAREPGQSPPRTIVIDREPPRASDPTGPLRRSRARSFVAPDPPDFDAALAMEVAFGKFRGHTLGEIAAFEPSYIDWIASTITREPGLVAAARVIRDDLDRRGVVRRRRETDRQRRDRERHVREWSRIFGSDD from the coding sequence ATGCCCGACAGAGACCCACGCGACGTTCTCGGGGTGGCCCGGGACGCGAGCCAGACGACGATCAAGGCGGCCTGGCGGCGCCTCGCCCGCGAACACCACCCGGACGTGGTCGGCGCGGATCCGGCGATCGCCCGCGCAGCGACACGACGGATGGCCCAGATCAACGCAGCGTATGAGGCGCTCCGCGACGCTCCGACGCCCGTTTCGGCGCAGGCGGCGCGACGAGGTCCAGCCGCCACGGACGAACCATGGGCCGGATCGACTGTGCGTCCTCCGTCCGGCCCGCCGCGCGCCCGGCCGACGCGCCCCGTCACCCGCCGTGTCGACACGACGGACACGTTCCAGCCGCGGAATCGGCCGACGACCGTGCGGCCGCATCGGAGCGCCCGTGAGCCCGGACAGTCGCCGCCGCGGACCATCGTCATCGACCGCGAGCCGCCGCGTGCCTCCGATCCCACCGGCCCGCTCCGTCGCTCACGGGCCCGATCGTTCGTCGCACCTGACCCGCCGGACTTCGATGCGGCCCTCGCGATGGAGGTGGCGTTCGGCAAGTTCCGTGGCCACACCCTCGGCGAGATCGCGGCCTTCGAACCGTCGTACATCGACTGGATCGCTTCGACGATCACCCGCGAGCCGGGGCTCGTCGCCGCCGCGCGGGTCATCCGCGACGACCTCGATCGCCGCGGGGTCGTCCGTCGCCGGCGGGAGACGGACCGCCAGCGGCGCGATCGGGAGCGGCACGTTCGGGAGTGGTCGAGGATCTTCGGTTCGGACGACTGA
- a CDS encoding nitroreductase family protein — MTPSDGAPTVRGAWIAIATRHAIRRFTDRPLEPVHVSRILDAGRRSGSSKNLQRWEFIVCRDRTHLGELSTVGPWAGHVAGAAVAIALVTPDPHGPDAPLSILFDLGQAAANIQLAAWELGIGSCPATVYDHDLARRLLGYPTDRRCEYLLSFGYPADPSELTRSLRAGGRRRLDELVHEERW, encoded by the coding sequence ATGACCCCGTCCGACGGCGCTCCGACGGTCCGCGGCGCCTGGATCGCCATCGCCACTCGTCATGCGATCCGCCGGTTCACGGATCGACCGCTCGAACCGGTCCACGTGAGCCGCATCCTCGACGCCGGCCGGCGATCGGGAAGCTCGAAGAACCTCCAGCGCTGGGAGTTCATCGTCTGCCGAGACCGAACCCACCTCGGCGAGCTCTCGACCGTGGGACCGTGGGCCGGGCACGTCGCCGGGGCCGCCGTCGCGATCGCCCTGGTGACACCGGATCCGCACGGGCCCGACGCACCGCTCTCGATCCTGTTCGACCTCGGCCAGGCGGCGGCGAACATACAGCTTGCGGCATGGGAGCTCGGGATCGGCAGCTGCCCGGCGACCGTCTACGACCACGACCTCGCCCGTCGGCTCCTCGGCTACCCGACGGACCGACGCTGCGAGTACCTCCTCTCGTTCGGCTACCCGGCGGATCCGTCGGAACTCACCCGGTCGCTCCGGGCGGGTGGCCGCCGCCGGCTCGACGAGCTCGTCCACGAGGAACGCTGGTAG
- a CDS encoding alpha/beta fold hydrolase, with protein sequence MTSPVDMSSIRRPLARLGLFTGLVGAPLAAAYRFALIYRVRAGYPRRRPPTVSPADLGLPFVELSVPSSAAALPGWFIPARDGAPGPGVVIVHGWESNRSRTLPHAEVLHAAGFHVLTFDVRGHGANPPERLPISVGEFAADAEAALAALSARAEVTAVAVLGHSLGGVGAIIAAARAGDRCTALVSLSAPADPRRLTRQTFRLASLPIPEPFATPLAELTTRVYLRPRGHAVRALSASRAITRYEGPILLVHGSADAVVPVSHLERLARAARGGGARRVETLIVEGGNHSWLHEHESYRRAVASFLADAFGGPLSPTEAADRASAVAAPRIAEADEAFSALAIGTGAAPTGPAST encoded by the coding sequence GTGACGTCCCCTGTGGACATGAGCTCCATCCGTCGCCCGCTCGCCCGGCTCGGCCTGTTCACCGGGCTCGTGGGTGCCCCGCTCGCGGCGGCCTACCGGTTCGCCCTTATCTACCGCGTCCGGGCCGGCTACCCGCGGCGCCGGCCACCGACCGTCAGCCCGGCCGACCTCGGGCTGCCGTTCGTGGAGCTGTCCGTCCCATCCTCCGCGGCCGCGCTCCCGGGGTGGTTCATCCCCGCCCGCGACGGGGCCCCCGGTCCGGGGGTCGTCATCGTCCACGGCTGGGAGTCGAACCGGTCGCGGACGCTGCCCCACGCCGAGGTGCTCCACGCCGCGGGATTCCATGTCCTTACGTTCGATGTCCGCGGCCATGGCGCAAACCCGCCGGAGCGGCTGCCGATCAGCGTCGGCGAGTTTGCCGCGGACGCCGAGGCGGCGCTCGCTGCGCTCAGCGCCCGAGCGGAGGTGACGGCCGTCGCCGTGCTCGGCCACTCGCTCGGTGGGGTCGGCGCGATCATCGCCGCGGCGCGGGCCGGCGATCGCTGCACCGCCCTCGTGAGCCTCTCCGCACCGGCGGATCCGCGACGCCTCACGCGCCAGACCTTCCGTCTCGCCTCACTCCCGATCCCCGAACCGTTCGCGACGCCGCTCGCCGAGCTGACGACGCGGGTCTACCTGCGACCGCGTGGGCATGCGGTCCGTGCGCTGTCGGCCAGCCGGGCGATCACGCGATACGAGGGCCCGATCCTCCTCGTCCACGGGTCGGCGGACGCCGTTGTCCCCGTCTCGCACCTCGAGCGGCTGGCGCGGGCGGCCCGCGGCGGTGGCGCGCGGCGCGTCGAGACCCTCATCGTCGAGGGCGGGAACCACAGCTGGCTCCACGAGCACGAGTCGTATCGTCGCGCGGTTGCCTCGTTCCTCGCGGACGCCTTCGGGGGACCGCTCTCGCCGACCGAGGCCGCGGACCGGGCCTCGGCGGTGGCGGCGCCCCGCATCGCCGAGGCGGACGAGGCGTTCAGCGCCCTCGCGATCGGGACGGGGGCCGCGCCGACCGGGCCGGCGTCGACATGA